The proteins below come from a single Microbacterium sp. SLBN-154 genomic window:
- a CDS encoding LacI family DNA-binding transcriptional regulator yields MRVTARDVAQRAGVAASTVSRALNTPGRINEQTRQRILDAARELGYAPAAPRSAERKGLVALLVPDVTNPFYFDIIRSTQEQLRTAGFLQLLIDTSESGTTEAETLAQLAGVVDGVILSATRLDAPALREATARLPLTVINRQHEDIPSVLIDIRTGLIQAIDHLKALGHRTIAFIAGPPGSWQNRWRWKEFEEQVLAQELRPSLVGPYAPTRAGGAAAADALVLTDATACVAFNDLLAIGMLQRLRQRGIRVPEDISVVGCDDIFGADFSAPPLTTIAGDTEQAGRLAASRLISTLNGEAPRNGTTLIPTHLLVRESTGPVRTHPSLR; encoded by the coding sequence ATGAGAGTCACTGCCAGGGACGTCGCCCAGCGTGCCGGGGTCGCCGCGTCCACGGTGTCGCGGGCACTGAACACCCCCGGTCGCATCAATGAGCAGACTCGACAGCGGATCCTCGATGCGGCACGGGAACTCGGGTACGCGCCGGCGGCACCGCGGAGTGCCGAACGCAAGGGACTCGTCGCGCTGCTCGTGCCGGATGTGACGAACCCCTTCTACTTCGACATCATCCGCTCGACGCAGGAGCAGTTGCGCACGGCGGGGTTCCTGCAGCTGTTGATCGACACCAGCGAGTCCGGCACGACCGAAGCCGAGACCCTCGCGCAGCTGGCGGGCGTCGTCGACGGCGTGATCCTCTCGGCGACCCGACTGGATGCACCCGCTCTGCGGGAGGCGACGGCGCGGCTTCCTCTCACCGTCATCAACCGCCAGCATGAAGACATCCCCAGCGTCCTGATCGATATCCGTACGGGTCTGATCCAGGCGATAGACCACCTCAAGGCCCTGGGGCACCGCACCATCGCCTTCATCGCCGGTCCTCCAGGGTCATGGCAGAACAGATGGCGGTGGAAGGAGTTTGAGGAGCAGGTGCTGGCGCAGGAGCTTCGTCCCTCGCTCGTCGGACCGTACGCGCCGACCCGAGCCGGCGGTGCAGCCGCGGCTGATGCCCTGGTGCTCACCGACGCCACCGCCTGCGTGGCGTTCAACGACCTCCTGGCCATCGGCATGCTGCAGCGACTGCGGCAGCGTGGCATCCGTGTGCCCGAGGACATCAGCGTCGTCGGCTGCGACGACATCTTCGGAGCCGATTTCAGCGCGCCACCCCTCACGACCATCGCCGGTGACACCGAGCAGGCGGGACGCCTCGCAGCCAGTCGGCTGATCTCCACGCTCAACGGTGAAGCTCCCCGCAATGGGACCACCCTCATCCCGACGCACCT